Sequence from the Schistocerca americana isolate TAMUIC-IGC-003095 chromosome 11, iqSchAmer2.1, whole genome shotgun sequence genome:
AAACTTGAATCCAACACGACACACCAGATTCAAAACGACAATCACAACAATGTATGCatcaaagttcacaaaataaacgaaaaaatcaaacaaacattcaacaacACAAAGATTATTGCTACCATGTTTTGGGACCAAAAAAGTGTGTTGCTTGTAGAGCTTATGCAGcctggaaccactatcaatgcagctgcttattgtgaaactttatgacgtttttggagagctATTGAAAACAAACGAAGAGGAATGCTAGGATGAGATTCtcactgtacagcggagtgtgcactgatatgaaacttcctggcagattaaactgtgtgccggaccgagactcgaactcgggacctttgcctttcacaggcaagtgttctaccatctgagctacccaagcacgactcacgtgccGTCCTCACggagagttctagtctcggtccagcacacagttttaatctgccaggaagtttcaaagaggaATGCTGCCTTCAGGAATTGTGTTGATACATGACCACGCTCGTCAAAACACCGCTGACACAACCCAACGGCTCCTTGAACAATTTCAGTGGAACATTTTcgatcatccaccgtacagtcctgacctgacaaCTAGCGACTTTCACCTTTTCCCTGAGCTGAAGACGTGGCTAGTATGGCAGCACTTTCAAACCAAAGAAGATGTTTAAAATAACGTCAATGCTCATTTGAAATCATTGGCGGCAACATTATTTGAAGATGGTATTGCAAAGTACGTCCACAGGTACGATAAATGTCTCAATCGgttcggtgattatgttgaaaagtaacaataagtgtaaaaaaattttgataataaaataattgttttctatgaactttcttttatttgctgCCTACCGGAGGTTGAAAAACAAACGACCCTCGTAATTCCGTGGGCAGGCTGTAGAGCAGAAATTCCGTAATGTGCAGGGCTGCTAAATCCTTCAGTCCCAAATAACAAACCGAACGACGCACGAGTAACAGATTTATTCTACCAGGCACAGTTTACACCATCGACAGTCATTCGTACAAAAATTACTGCGTTCGTTTTTCTGAAATACTGTAGAATTTTTTAGATGGGAAACGTGATTCTTGTGGTAGTCGTAACGAATTTGGAACTGGATGCGTCACGCAGTTAATTGATGACTGTAACCTGCTGCTGCTACTGTATCTGTTGCTTGGGTAAATGAGCAAAAAAATTTCACTCTTATTAAATATTTTGGTTTGAAGGATTGTTCATTCCTAAGGATGAAAACTGAACCACGTGAAATCCCAGGGACTCTGCACTGTGTGTACTCCCAGAAACGAAGCTCAAGGTGGAATGCACTTTAGACACTTAGCGACTTCAGCAAAGCAGTATGTGGTGATGAGCCCCGTAATGCTGCAACACATAGTGTCTGACACAGGGTGATTTTCGACGGAGAACACAATGCAGTGTCGGGTAATGTTACATATCAACGTGCAGGGAATTTTACTCCATATCAGATATGAAAAAGCTGACAAAGCATTGGACATGGGTCTCTGAAGTGTGCAAGTGGAGGCTCAAACCATTTTGTTACCTGATACCTGGTTCAGCAATATACCTACAAAACAATGGTGAATCAATTGCGTTGCAAGTCATAGTTTTCTCTTTTCAGTGCCTTTACCTTACACAAAAGATTAATCTTTTGGAGAATGAAATTATGATCTGTTGCGCTTAAACATTTGAAACTGAGTCACATGCAACGTCAAAATATTTAATCGCAAAGGAATATAATTTCATGTACCGCACGATTAATAGTTAACACCAGTAAAAAGCACGCCAAAAGAGAAAATTATCATTCGCAATAAAATTACTGTCATATTTTAACCACAAGTGCATATCGCACTATGATTCAGACGGGACATATGAAACGAACTGAGAGAACTTTGGAGGCAAGTGGACAGTTAGCAACTAAGCTGTATAACTTCTAACGTTAAGTTTCTTGAAAGAGTAGAGAAGAACACGAACACTGCGCATAACTGTTATGATCTCAGTGATTGGTAGCTGTATGTTCAGTACAGTTTACAGCATTGTTAGTGATTTTAATAGATCACAATCTTCTTTAAATTTACTGTTGTTATACACACCATAATGTATTTAACGGCCGTATGTTATCCGGTGTGTGCTTGGTGTATGAGTGACAGCTGTGTCTGATACTTTTCATGGTGAAGATCAGATGTGAGGACGTTCCGTCAAATGAACTTATGTGTAGTCATTTCTTTGTTCAGAGAGCTATGTGTGAGGAGGTACAGAAATTCACTTGAACCGTCACACAAACAACTTTTTCGCTCTAGCATCAAGTGTAGGACAGAATGTGGGTGATCTGGATACATTTCTTATATTTAGATTGGTTGTAAGTATCGACTGTGGTGACTGCAGAGATCAAGTGGTTCAGTTCATGTTTGCAACATCCAGCGTAGCATGATTTCATCTGTCCACCAGGATGGTGATCCTGTGAGTGTGTGTCAGCAACTGTGTCACTAACTTCGTGAATGTTTGTCAGTTCGGTGGTGGGAAGTTGGCAATGTTAAATCCTTTCTTCACGATCTTAATACTGATACAACAGGTTTATTGCTCCTTCTGAAAGAAAAATAGTCTACTCATGCCACACCACTTGCATTTAAGTGACACATTCCCTACGCAAAAATTTGCTGTGAGCAGGAGGAAATGATAGATGACAGGTCAATTTGGACTGCTGCCCATTCCTAATTATGATCATCAGGGTTGCTTACCAGTACTGTGTCGAGGTATGTTAAACCTAACAGTGATTACGACTTGGAGAATGAGCATCTAGTTAATCTGATTTATCAGTGGGTTACATGCGCATCTTAAATTAATGTGAGATGTTCCTGGAGGGCAGTTGCAAAAGTATTCGCAGAAGGAGCGCTGGACCACACACAATGTGAGGGCTGCGTGGCTCTTTCACTCAGTTCGGACCTCAGACAAGGAGAAAGAGAGTGTTTTGGGGGAACAGGTCCTGGTGGCGGCTGGCTCCACTGTCCAATAGCTGGCTGATGCCCACCGCAAGCTCAGGGGTTGCGCTCAGCGCCAGAGAGGCGCCTGTTTATGTCTCTCTCGGAATTTGAGAGCTGGATGGACGAGTGCCTGGCTTAAGCGATCTGTATCTGCGTGCAATTTTCAAATTCTGTCTCGAAGTAAAACAGAGACGCACTGCATCTTGCAGCGGTTTCAGCCTTGTTTACTGTAAGGAGAAGGGTTACATGTTTCATGGAACATCACTTTGTTCTTGAAAATCCGTCTCAACCAGGGTTGTATTATATTACAGTGTCATTATAACCGCTAAGATAGGCTGGAGCTATTACTTGGTAGTCAGCGGTAAAATATTGTTTGATAACTGAGAttgattacaatttttaaaattattttggacaaattGCAAAGTTATTCCCATCTGTGTAGCTATGTTTTTGGATATTACAAGCACTATTGGCTTTTAGTCCTTGGGAGTGGAGTAGTATTCATGTGTCGTGTATCACATTTGGTTTTGTGACTGAACTGGCTACACAAATTTCTGATTCAGTTTTCCAGTTCCTACGAGCCGTAGTTCGGTAAACTGCCAGCTGCGACACAGCGGGCTGGGTGGCGGTACCTGCTGGCGCTCTGCCGACATGACGCCAGTCTGAAGGAAGTCACTAAATATTAGTAGGAGGGAAATGTAGCCAGTCGGAGATTTTGCTGTAGCTCCCGATTACGTGAGGGTGGTGATCTGCGTTAGATTATGCGTGGTAATAAGTCTGCTTACTGCAGCACTGGAGGTTGTTCTACCATTCTTTTTAATTGAGAATACGCTGATAAAGCGATTTCAGGTGATAAGCAGGTAACATAGTGTGAATATTAGTACCAACGTCTAAATGTAATTGGAGTAGTTATTCAAACGTGTAAATTCAATCTAGAATCAGAGCGAAAGTGGTGTGAATATTCCTCGTAATTTCATATCTGAACTACAGGTGCAAGTTTCTGGACCATCTGCGTGGCAGACATAGGTAAATTCTTCTTAGCTCTGAACTAAACATGCATTCCAACTACAGAACGTTTATGCCCATGCTTTGTTATGGAGAAATTTATGGTAGTTTTACATCGCACCAAACATGTGCCTGGCAAGAAATTTTCAGTAATTAAATATTTTAGAGAATTAGTAGTGTATTTTTCGATTTTTGTTGAATTTTCACAAAAGGAAGCCCGCTTACTTTTGTTTTCcattgtacactgatcagccagaacattgtgactacCTATCTAATAGCCATTATGTCGACCTTTGACACGTATAACAGCGGAGACTCCTGGCACGGAAGCAGTGCGGTCTTGGTAGCTGGCACTAAATCTGCGCATACAATTCACCTTTCCATAAGATCTGGTGACTTGGgaagccagcacatcaactggaaatcgccactgtgttcttcTAACCATCCCACCCCTGTCCTTGCGACATggtgcattatattgctgaaaaatgtcactccCATTAGGGAATATGATGATCACGAAGGGGTATACATGGTCTGCCACGAGTGTACAGTACTCCTTGATCGTCATGGTACCACTAGACCATGGACGTCCATGTGAATGTTGCGCAGAGCATAACGGAGCCACTGCCAGCATGTCTCCCTCCTGCTGTATGTGTGTCAagaagctgtttccctggaagaagaAGGATTCGCGACCTCCCATCGGCATGGCGAGGaagatattgggattcatcagacaatgcaacgctctgccactgcaacaacgtccagtgccaatggtcacatgctCATTTCCGTCACAGCTGCCTattttgtggtgttaacattgacacatgcatgggttgtcggctaCAGAGGCTCATTGTTAGCAGTGTTCGGTGCACCCTCCCACAGATCGCCGCTTGTCGTGTTCtaccagtctacccagcctacgaCATTCACCTGTGATGAGGGGTGGCTGTCCAACTCCAGGACACCTGGATGTAGCTTCACATTCGTTTCTTCACATGATGAAGACACTCGCCTCAGCACTCCtcagacaagtcgtgcagtttccgaaatgctcgagcTGAGCCTCTGGGCAATCACGAACTACCCTTGATCAAACTCAGAGAGATTCAACACGCAGCGCGCACACTGATACTAGGTGCACTGTGCAAGTGTATGACTGGCAGCCATTCGtcgccaagtggcgttgctgccactttgatgtgtttatattggtagtaggttggtggtcagaGTGTTGTGGTTGATCAGTGTACGTCTCCCTCTATCGCTATTCTTTTGGTGTTCCTACAGTAGTTATAAATGTTGCATAAATATGGATACAGAGGAGGACTGCAGTTACTTTGGTTTCATTATTCTAAAACAAATGACAGGAATTGTCAAAaatcttcatttattttatttgacaAACATTTGTGAGACTGCTAGCTTTATGATAGCACGTCTATCAGCTGCTGGTGGTTGTACTGTCTGGCAATGTCCTGTGGGGTTTTGCTGGTGTTATCCACGGCCCTCTTGTTGGCCCCTGCCTCCAGCAGTTCTGTCACCGCCTCTGCCTGGCCTGTGAATGCTGCAGAGTGCAGCGGCGTCCATCCACCCTCATCCCTGGCGTTGGGGTCGGCAGAGGACGCCACCAGCAGCTGCACAAGAGCTGCGTGGCCATTCAGTGCAGCTCCATGCATGGGTGTCTGCTGGAAGTTGTCCCTCGCACCCACGTCAGCACCTGCCATTAGCAGACACCTCACTGCCACTACGTGGCCCCCGGAGGCCGCCCAGTGGAGTGCTGTCTTGTTGTCCTCGTCCCTCGCCCCCAGATCTGCCTTAGATTTGTGCAGCATCAGCAGCTCCTCCACTGCCCCTCCTTAGCTGCCTGGATCAGTCTCTGGTCCTTCTCCTCTCCACGAATGCTCCTGCAAAAAACAGAGAAATTCTCACACATTACTAGAAACACAAAGACATCACGAAGAAAACTATCGCAGTAGCAGGACTATGACCTCTAAAATCACATCCTTGCAGTGACAAACAATGAATCTACAATTCTCTCCCTTCTACAGCACAGAGTAACCTAAAGTCTTGGTAGTTAAAGATGTATAACCACAGTAGTATCGTTTTCTCAAATCTTTCATTCACTCACTATAATTCCCACATCTCATCTCTCAAGAAATTCAATTGTTACATTTTCTCACATTCATTCCCTACAGTAACTTACTTCTAAAACAAGATGTCCTGCTAAGGAGTCATGGCCCTTGACTGAATGAGCTACTTCATGTGGCCACTAGTAGTGTTCTGTGTGCACTAATACCTTCTGACATAAGGAAACGCAACACAAACAACAAATCACATCCCCTGATATTTAAGAAATATTTCCTGTTATGGAGAAAAAAATCATCAGAGTTATTCCCAAATACCCTGAAACAGCTTAATCAAAGAGAGAAAGCTACTGCTTATCAGAAACCTATTTGGTCGAAATATTTCAGATACAGCAGTGAATGTAACTCTTCTGCTCTGCCCCAATAAAAAAAGACTTTGTTGGCACGTACTTatgcacaaccacacacacacacacacacacacacacacacagacaatttGAACATAAATTCTTGCTGCTGAATACGTCCTAGGCGACAGCAAAATGTGCACGTTATAAGAGCAAATTATTTTCTCTTGCCTAGATTACGATTCGAAGCACTGCTCCAAGGAAATCTTGGCTTCCTGAACACATTGTAGACTTCTCACTATTGATCTATATCCTCAGAAATGCACCGTGCCATTTGCACGTATCAGCTTCACAATAATGAGCCCAACAGAGCATAACAACATTCTGATACTACAGACTTTGTGTTGCCTCTCCTTTTCAATAAGATGTAGTAATTTGTTTTTAATATAACGTCGATAAAGAAGTAATTCTTGTTGTTATCCTATCAAATGACTTATTACAGCTGATAAATCTAGTATGCATCATTCAGTCAACCCGCTTTCTTGTTCTATGAATACTACATTTACGTGATGTTGCTAGTGTAGCTGTTTCGACTGAAAATCTTACAGTTCATCTACTTGGAATGGATGTTAATATTGTGACAAATCTGTGTAACGCTTCTTGACTCTTTCTTGTCGAATGACGAGACAGGGAGAGTTATTTGTGAATGACTACAGTGGCCAACAGCCTGCAAGTGGTTTTGATGCCCACAGTCCTTTACTAGGGGTGCCCACAGTGGAGGCTGTGTGCTTTTGCCTGCCTATGGTGTCCGCAGCGGTTCATAGGGGCCCACAGTGTAAGATGAAATACCAGCAATGGTGCTCCTTATATTTGAAATACCACTGATAGAGGTCAAAGTCAtgtccataaattaaaaaaaaaagaacctacAAATGTGACGCTAATCCCAAGCTGTCCAGTCAGGCGTTGTAATAAGGAACAAATAGACTGGTTCACATGCAGACGTTTTATCTATTGCTACTGATGTTTTAATGGTGCAAACTGAGTAAGGTCAGATTTAGCCTAACATGTTCTCTCATTATCACTCTTCAGCCGCTGGGACCTGAGCAGTTGGCTGTTTCACCATCACAAGAACCCCTCGCTCCAGTGCCACAGATGTTCTGGGTGGACGAGTTACTGAAAGACTGCATTATCTTTGTTGGGGAGTTAGAGTTAAATAGGATGACATTACTGTGCAGCACTGTGGATGTTTTGCAGTGTGTCCTCCGCCTCAGTGATGTTCAGCACCACTGCTCGAGCTCCTACGTCTGTGTCTCCCACCAGTACTTGCATCCTCAGTATTAATATAGTACTAAATGCAGCCTTCGAGATGTGGCCGCCTCATACAAACTGAAATACCACAGACTTTCTTCTGTTAGCAAATGTTGTGAGCAGTGGAGGGACTGCTGCTAAATACATTATTTTATGCATGATGTATAGGTCTATAAAGGTTACTGATTTGCATTATCAGAAATTGTTGTGTCGTAGTCCTCCATCGTGCCACGCAATACCTTACGTTTTTGCTCCCAATTAACTGAGACCGTGTTTCTCAGCTTGGGAATGTATGGAAGTCCCAATAGGATGTTCTCCTCAATTTATTCAACTTCATGTTTAGATTAGTTTTATGAGCTggcatttttttacagttactttaCCCTCCTGTCACTTACACGCATGTTCTTCAGATTTATTTCATTTTACGCAGATTTTCCTACTTGTAAATCAGCAAACTGACCTCATTCCTGAGATATCGTCCTCACGCTGGAAatctcaagtgttttaagtgtttagAGAAGTGTGTCCACGTCATTTGCGTGTGATGTTGCTGACAGCAGCCATACATGACAAATCAGGCTTTTAATTTACAGTATTATAGCAGCCTACATCATGTTTGTCACCTGTTCACTAATCTCATTTTTCTCATAGccataataattaaaacattaaataaatcaTTCAAGTTGCGAAAAACCACGCAAAATATGCTAGTTGTGATTTGTAGATTGACGTGAGATTCAGAATGTATTTGAACATTCCGCAATGGATATGACCCGCTTTTAACTGCTGTAGCACAGAGTTTCTATGGGGttagaaacaattttcagagacaATTTTAGTGCACTGTTTTATAAGAATgtctattttgtaatcagaatggaGTAATAGTATCAATATAGAATACTGAAGTGATGATCCATTTTACTTCTTACGGGAGAGCACAATCAGCCTGTCAATTGAATCATAAGAATAACTGGTTTCATTAAAATTTCGTTATATGAACGTGAAGAAACTCTGGGCCAATAACTGGGCCAATAACTGCTCAAAAAACCCCAATAGTATTCTATCACTGTTCTCTTCTATATCGTTGATGATATTTGGCAAAATCGAGTGATCCACTCTCGTTATCCGCCACAGTGTTTCCATCTGTAACGATACCCTCCTGATGCACTACTTTTTGTGGCACCTCGTTGTccctgtaggcttgtaccatgggaaggcATCAGAGGATCTTGTTTGCTGGCCAATATCCTCCTTCTGTAACACAAACTGCATACATGTATTAACGGGGTTCTATATTCACGGGAACAAGAAGTTACTTAACTTGAGATAgtcaggtgttgtggtacaagctcttctgtaacagATCACATGAGCCACACTGATGTTGAAGTACTAGTCCATTATGTACAATACTGTGGTACTTGGCTGTGACTGAAGGGTCGATTCGTTGACTCACTGGACGACTGACTGACCGGCCCTCCGGTCcatggcggcgatctaaatactgatgGTCGGGACGGAGTTAGTGGCGTATTTCTTGcgagtttgtctttggcctctATCCTCGTAGGCACACTTGCTCCGGTGTCTGTTATCCATCTTCTTGCAATCTCTGTGCCACCTggagtgctggcgccagcttacgccagcacactacTTGTCTCTGGATTCACATTTGGGGTGGTGGGTGCctaacaaaattttgtacataacTTCTCCCTGGATCTAGTGTTGCATTCTGTCCTCGCCCATTAACAGTTCTGTTAGTGCCTGCACTGCCACTGTAGTCTCCAATGTAATCCGTAATGCTGATGTTTGGTCTTCACTGCCATTCAGTCTCACAAGTACTTCCCTCGTTTCTAATATTAGtggtcatacagggtgttacaaaaaggtacagccacactttcaggaaacattcgtcacacacaaagaaagaaaatatgttatgtggagatgtgaccagaaacgcttactttccatgttagagctcattttattacttctcttcaaatcacattaatcatggaatggaaacacacagcaacagaacgtaccagcgtgacatcaaacactttgttacaggaaatgttcaaaatgtcctccgttagcgaggatacatgcagccaccctccgtcgcacggaatccctgatgcactggtgcagccctggagaatggcgtattgtatcacagccgtccacaata
This genomic interval carries:
- the LOC124553418 gene encoding 26S proteasome non-ATPase regulatory subunit 10-like, encoding MLHKSKADLGARDEDNKTALHWAASGGHVVAVRCLLMAGADVGARDNFQQTPMHGAALNGHAALVQLLVASSADPNARDEGGWTPLHSAAFTGQAEAVTELLEAGANKRAVDNTSKTPQDIARQYNHQQLIDVLS